The Natronogracilivirga saccharolytica genome includes a window with the following:
- the smc gene encoding chromosome segregation protein SMC, protein MYLAELELQGFKSFANKTKVKFDSGITAIVGPNGCGKSNIVDALRWVLGEQRPSLLRSAAMTNVIFNGTASKKALGMAEVSVTIINNRGVLPTEFSDITMTRRLYRSGESEYLLNKKPCRLRDITDLFMDTGMGSNAYSVIELKMVEEILNDKNNDRRRLFEEAAGITKFKERKKQTLKKLSDTRADLQRMEDILVEVRKKTRSLQSQASRAERAHKYREELDFLDKAVSRKEYENVRSELDPLLERIASASSSREELERRIKGLEQNENEAHENLIEKEKAQNEIRKKAAQINSDVQEIRTSIRITKEKITNEEGVISRYEQDIYQAENQIKDLRKNLKANQEELTHAEARLEKAAEEREAARESLENEKNAVQELRDKLDEIGQQHSRGNTRINELQNLQIRLESRIENSGEQEQRLKKEIAESREKIRSFSGEQDKLEGRYEILQEEYEEAEKQLEKARNEREKLLADINRQKDEIRNLQSRRDAYESEYQLLKNLSESSDAHPAGVRHLKEHRGKFGTLEILSDIFSSDESLSAAVEAVLGEAANYVVTADEDEAERAFELIRKQDKGRVTIVPLNRLNGDHPVTDDALYHSVSCDSRFEALRRLFFGEVVTADGLAAAAEVSGSRGITAVTGSGDVVTSDGFMYSGSSNKNAGVRIGLAEKVDKRRAQAEQTGREVEKAEMRLEEMEDAYSKFDLNHYQQKVKEASGNLQKHESRSESFRTQTGFYENNIKELEQRLDELQQTVVKAREEQKETEPELEALNRQMETVVRDEVALKAKLKEKEDILQRAQSRFNDVGLRHQTAENEVNTLKRDIGRFESDVKAIKDRLTNQADQAKASKDRIIGLREQVDEYEDQLREMLIKKEEVEKELQGAEEACSRQRGKINLLEEDLKDTRRKKDSNQDLLHSLELAKSRLEMEQKNINDHIWETYSMTIDQIDQELPEDTDLSTARETIFTLKQRLKNIGEVNPLAITEYEEEKERLEHFEKQIGDLENAEEQLIETIQEINRNAQERFNKTFREIRENFRTVFNTLFEENDHCDLVIDEQAEDPLEAKIEIVANPRGKRPSVIEQLSGGEKTLTAIALLFAIYLVKPSPFCVMDEVDAPLDDPNILRFSKLLKKFSDDTQFIVITHNKMTMEKSEMMYGVTMPEVGVSKLVGVRLDDVAA, encoded by the coding sequence ATGTATCTTGCCGAACTTGAGCTACAAGGATTTAAAAGTTTTGCCAACAAAACTAAAGTCAAGTTCGACAGCGGCATCACAGCAATTGTCGGTCCGAACGGGTGCGGAAAGTCCAATATCGTAGACGCCCTTCGCTGGGTGCTCGGAGAACAGCGCCCCTCCCTCCTGCGCTCGGCAGCGATGACCAATGTCATTTTCAACGGGACCGCATCCAAGAAGGCGCTCGGGATGGCCGAGGTTTCGGTTACGATCATCAACAACCGTGGCGTGCTGCCTACCGAGTTTTCGGACATCACCATGACCCGCCGGCTCTACCGCTCCGGCGAAAGCGAGTACCTGCTCAACAAAAAGCCCTGCAGGCTTCGCGATATCACCGACCTGTTCATGGATACCGGAATGGGATCCAACGCCTATTCGGTGATTGAGCTCAAAATGGTCGAAGAAATTCTCAACGATAAAAACAATGACCGGCGGAGACTTTTTGAAGAGGCCGCGGGAATAACCAAATTCAAGGAGCGGAAAAAGCAGACACTCAAGAAACTGTCTGATACGCGTGCCGACCTTCAGCGCATGGAGGATATCCTGGTTGAAGTCCGCAAAAAAACCCGCTCACTGCAATCCCAGGCCTCCCGGGCCGAGCGTGCACACAAGTACCGCGAAGAGCTTGATTTCCTCGACAAGGCGGTCTCCCGCAAGGAGTACGAGAACGTAAGAAGCGAACTGGATCCGCTCCTTGAACGAATAGCAAGCGCATCTTCCTCAAGGGAAGAACTGGAGCGAAGAATCAAGGGCCTTGAACAAAACGAGAACGAAGCCCATGAGAATCTGATAGAAAAGGAGAAAGCCCAGAACGAAATCAGGAAAAAAGCCGCTCAGATCAACAGCGATGTCCAGGAGATCCGGACCAGCATCCGCATCACCAAAGAAAAGATCACCAATGAAGAAGGGGTGATCTCCCGTTACGAGCAGGACATCTATCAGGCAGAAAACCAGATCAAGGATCTTAGGAAAAACCTGAAGGCCAACCAGGAAGAGCTTACCCATGCCGAAGCGCGTCTTGAAAAGGCTGCGGAAGAGCGGGAAGCCGCCCGGGAAAGTCTTGAAAATGAAAAAAACGCCGTGCAGGAACTCCGGGACAAGCTGGATGAAATCGGGCAGCAGCACAGCCGCGGCAACACGCGTATCAATGAACTTCAGAACCTGCAGATCAGGCTGGAATCACGTATCGAAAATTCCGGCGAGCAGGAACAGCGCCTGAAAAAGGAGATTGCCGAAAGCCGGGAGAAAATCCGGTCCTTTTCCGGGGAGCAGGACAAGCTCGAGGGTCGTTACGAGATCTTGCAGGAGGAGTACGAAGAGGCCGAAAAACAGCTTGAAAAAGCCCGCAATGAACGGGAAAAACTGCTCGCCGATATCAACAGGCAGAAAGATGAAATCCGCAATCTCCAGAGCAGGCGCGATGCCTATGAATCAGAATATCAGCTCCTGAAAAATCTTTCGGAATCGTCGGACGCGCACCCTGCCGGAGTCCGGCATCTCAAGGAGCATCGTGGTAAATTCGGCACGCTGGAAATTCTGAGTGACATTTTTTCCAGTGACGAATCGCTTTCGGCAGCGGTTGAAGCGGTTCTCGGCGAGGCGGCCAATTATGTGGTGACAGCTGACGAAGATGAAGCGGAGCGGGCATTCGAACTGATACGGAAACAGGACAAGGGCCGGGTGACGATTGTTCCGTTGAATCGTCTGAACGGCGATCATCCGGTGACCGATGATGCCCTTTACCACAGTGTGTCATGCGATTCGCGGTTTGAGGCGCTGCGGCGTCTGTTTTTCGGCGAAGTAGTGACGGCGGACGGTCTGGCGGCTGCCGCGGAGGTGTCCGGCAGCAGGGGGATCACGGCTGTGACCGGTTCGGGTGATGTGGTGACCTCTGACGGATTCATGTACAGCGGAAGCAGCAACAAAAACGCGGGAGTCCGGATTGGCCTGGCTGAGAAAGTGGATAAAAGGCGGGCTCAGGCTGAGCAGACGGGCAGGGAAGTTGAGAAGGCTGAGATGCGGCTGGAAGAGATGGAGGATGCTTACAGCAAGTTCGATCTTAACCATTATCAACAGAAAGTGAAGGAGGCCTCGGGCAACCTGCAGAAGCACGAGTCGCGCTCGGAGTCATTCCGGACGCAGACCGGGTTTTACGAGAATAATATCAAGGAGCTGGAACAGCGGCTGGATGAACTGCAGCAAACCGTGGTGAAGGCCCGGGAAGAGCAGAAGGAGACCGAGCCGGAACTGGAGGCGCTGAACCGGCAGATGGAGACGGTGGTTCGCGATGAGGTTGCCCTGAAGGCAAAGCTCAAGGAAAAGGAGGATATCCTCCAGCGTGCGCAGAGCCGGTTCAATGATGTCGGACTCCGGCATCAGACAGCCGAAAACGAAGTCAATACTCTGAAGCGGGATATCGGCCGGTTTGAATCTGACGTGAAGGCCATCAAGGACCGGCTTACGAATCAGGCTGATCAGGCAAAAGCAAGCAAGGACCGCATCATTGGTCTGCGCGAGCAGGTGGATGAGTATGAAGACCAGCTTCGTGAAATGCTCATTAAAAAAGAAGAAGTTGAAAAAGAGCTTCAGGGAGCCGAAGAGGCCTGTTCCCGTCAGCGCGGGAAAATCAACCTCCTCGAAGAGGACCTCAAGGACACCCGGCGGAAAAAAGATTCGAACCAGGACCTGCTCCACTCCCTCGAACTTGCCAAATCCAGGCTTGAGATGGAGCAGAAGAACATCAACGATCACATCTGGGAAACCTACAGCATGACCATCGACCAGATTGATCAGGAACTGCCGGAAGACACCGACCTGTCCACAGCCAGGGAGACCATTTTTACTCTCAAACAGCGCCTCAAAAACATCGGCGAGGTCAACCCGCTGGCCATCACGGAATATGAAGAGGAGAAAGAACGGCTGGAGCATTTCGAAAAGCAGATCGGCGATCTGGAAAATGCCGAAGAACAGCTGATTGAAACCATCCAGGAAATCAACAGAAACGCCCAGGAGCGTTTCAACAAGACCTTCAGGGAGATACGTGAAAACTTCCGGACGGTATTCAACACGCTCTTTGAAGAAAACGACCACTGTGATCTGGTCATTGATGAGCAGGCTGAAGATCCGCTTGAAGCCAAAATTGAAATTGTCGCAAATCCCCGCGGAAAGCGGCCGAGTGTCATCGAACAGCTGTCCGGCGGTGAAAAAACACTCACGGCCATTGCCCTGCTGTTTGCCATCTATCTGGTCAAGCCGTCCCCCTTCTGTGTCATGGATGAGGTTGACGCCCCGCTTGACGACCCGAACATCCTGCGCTTCTCCAAACTGCTGAAAAAATTCAGCGACGACACGCAGTTCATCGTCATTACGCACAACAAGATGACCATGGAAAAATCCGAGATGATGTACGGCGTGACCATGCCGGAAGTCGGCGTCAGCAAGCTTGTCGGTGTGCGGCTCGATGACGTTGCGGCGTAG
- the frr gene encoding ribosome recycling factor, translating into MPELQPFIDQAKEQMEDAKSFLKRELKHIRAGKASPQLLDGVKVDYYGTQTPLNQLANVAAPDPRLITVEPFDKSSMKNIEKAIMASGLGLNPNNDGTLIRIPLPVLSEERRQELAKVAKEKAEEARISIRNTRRDIKDEIKKEVKDQSLPEDSRYAAEEELQNLTDSHISEVDKMLKDKEDEIMTV; encoded by the coding sequence ATACCGGAACTACAACCTTTTATCGACCAGGCAAAAGAACAGATGGAGGACGCAAAGTCCTTTTTGAAGAGAGAGTTGAAACACATCAGGGCCGGCAAGGCTTCCCCCCAGCTGCTCGACGGTGTCAAAGTGGATTACTACGGAACGCAAACTCCGCTCAACCAGCTCGCCAATGTTGCCGCACCCGATCCGCGGCTGATTACGGTAGAACCGTTCGACAAGTCCTCCATGAAAAACATTGAAAAAGCGATCATGGCCTCCGGTCTCGGCCTTAACCCCAACAACGACGGCACCCTGATCCGCATCCCGCTGCCGGTGCTTTCGGAAGAGCGGCGACAAGAACTCGCAAAAGTAGCAAAAGAAAAAGCCGAGGAAGCCCGGATCAGCATCCGGAACACCCGCCGTGATATCAAGGACGAAATCAAGAAAGAAGTCAAAGACCAGTCGCTGCCCGAAGATTCCCGTTATGCCGCTGAAGAAGAGCTGCAAAATCTCACCGATTCCCATATATCCGAAGTAGACAAGATGCTCAAGGATAAGGAAGATGAGATAATGACTGTTTAA
- the pyrH gene encoding UMP kinase, which translates to MQKLNRVLLKLSGESLLGAQGHGIDGEVLSRYADEIREAKETGTEIAIVIGGGNIFRGVRGATQGMDRVQGDYMGMMATMINSLALQDALERKGVHTRLMSAIRMEQIAEPYIRRRAIRHLEKGRVVIFGAGTGNPYFTTDTAASLRAIEIEADAILKGTRVDGIYDSDPEINPDAKKFESISGDEVLKLRLSVMDLTAFTLCRDNKIPFLVFDMNERKNLARVISGEPVGSRVHWD; encoded by the coding sequence GTGCAGAAACTAAACCGCGTTTTACTGAAATTGAGTGGTGAATCATTGCTTGGTGCCCAGGGCCACGGCATTGACGGGGAGGTGCTCAGCCGATATGCTGATGAGATCCGGGAAGCCAAAGAAACAGGGACAGAGATAGCCATCGTCATCGGAGGCGGCAACATATTCCGCGGTGTAAGGGGAGCAACCCAGGGCATGGACCGTGTTCAGGGCGATTACATGGGAATGATGGCCACCATGATCAACAGCCTTGCGCTGCAGGACGCACTGGAACGCAAGGGCGTCCACACCCGGCTGATGTCGGCCATCCGCATGGAGCAGATCGCCGAGCCCTACATCCGCCGCCGGGCCATCCGCCACCTTGAAAAAGGACGGGTTGTGATATTCGGCGCCGGTACGGGAAATCCCTATTTCACAACCGACACAGCCGCATCGCTGCGTGCCATTGAAATCGAGGCTGATGCCATTCTGAAAGGCACCCGTGTCGACGGAATTTATGATTCCGACCCGGAAATAAATCCGGATGCGAAAAAGTTCGAGAGTATCAGCGGCGATGAAGTGCTCAAGCTCAGGCTGTCGGTCATGGACCTGACCGCATTTACCCTGTGCCGTGACAACAAAATACCGTTTCTGGTCTTTGACATGAATGAAAGAAAAAACCTGGCACGAGTTATCAGCGGGGAGCCGGTCGGGTCGCGAGTTCATTGGGACTAA
- the tsf gene encoding translation elongation factor Ts gives MSISAADVKKLRDQTGAGMMDCKKALADSNGDMDAAIELLRKKGQKVSEKRADREANQGVIVTKISDDRKKAVALELNCETDFVAKNEEFVEYANGFAQVAFDEEPADLDSLLQGKIKDLTVSDMLKDLVGKIGEKIDISRFEIMKADGDGEIFDYIHPGNQLCVLVAFEGPVQNSEVAKDVAMQVAAMNPISVNRDEVDASTLDKEKEIAKQQLLNEGKPEEIAEKAAMGKLRRFFEENVLLEQKFVKDGTQSVQEYLKHSGTPLVKSFVRIQLGGN, from the coding sequence ATGAGTATTTCCGCTGCAGATGTAAAAAAACTCCGGGATCAGACCGGTGCCGGGATGATGGACTGCAAAAAGGCGCTCGCCGATTCCAACGGTGACATGGATGCAGCCATTGAACTTCTCAGAAAGAAGGGACAAAAAGTATCCGAAAAAAGAGCTGACCGCGAAGCCAACCAGGGCGTCATCGTCACAAAAATTTCCGATGACAGAAAAAAAGCCGTTGCGCTTGAATTGAATTGCGAAACCGACTTTGTCGCCAAGAACGAAGAGTTTGTCGAGTACGCAAACGGCTTTGCACAGGTAGCCTTCGATGAAGAACCGGCAGACCTCGACTCGCTCCTCCAGGGCAAGATCAAGGACCTGACCGTTTCCGACATGTTGAAAGACCTGGTCGGAAAAATCGGTGAGAAAATTGACATCAGCCGGTTTGAAATCATGAAAGCTGATGGTGACGGTGAAATTTTTGACTATATCCACCCCGGCAACCAGCTTTGTGTGCTTGTAGCATTTGAAGGCCCTGTTCAAAACAGTGAAGTAGCCAAAGATGTGGCCATGCAGGTTGCGGCCATGAACCCGATTTCTGTCAACCGCGACGAGGTGGATGCCTCTACTCTGGACAAAGAGAAGGAAATTGCCAAACAGCAGCTGCTCAATGAAGGCAAACCCGAAGAAATCGCTGAGAAAGCGGCCATGGGTAAACTCAGGCGCTTCTTTGAAGAAAACGTACTGCTGGAACAAAAGTTTGTCAAGGACGGCACCCAGTCGGTTCAGGAGTATCTGAAACACTCCGGGACTCCGCTTGTCAAATCGTTTGTCCGCATACAGCTGGGAGGAAATTAA
- the rpsB gene encoding 30S ribosomal protein S2, which yields MAQAASVEELLKSGAHFGHLTRRWNPKMREFIFMQRNGIHIIDLNKTQALLQESLDEIAKVARSGKNVLFVGTKKQAQEIIRNEAQRCDMPYVTHRWLGGMLTNFVTIKKSISRMEEINAMQTDGTYENITKKERLMLDREKEKLENVMGGISKMGRLPGALFVVDIVKENIAVNEALKLNIPIFALVDTNCDPDVPDYIIPCNDDAAKAIQLVASNVADAIIEGMAEREAHQEEQLAAGSMDQEGSDQPEEMTEADVKPTRRKRSRKAKKSTEAVGAKGQESGGKKEEAAGTSKEAEKEAKASEKDAKAAVKDSGAEEKKTKASEKDSKESEKEEKKTAKKPKADKKEAAEAESKASKSAGSSDSSEKKENKGKENEASGSSAETSSKEEEK from the coding sequence ATGGCACAAGCTGCTTCCGTCGAAGAACTGCTCAAATCTGGTGCACACTTCGGCCACCTCACGAGACGCTGGAATCCGAAAATGCGTGAATTTATTTTCATGCAGCGCAACGGGATCCACATTATTGACCTGAACAAGACCCAGGCGCTCCTCCAGGAGTCGCTTGACGAGATCGCAAAAGTAGCCCGTTCAGGAAAAAACGTGCTTTTTGTCGGCACCAAAAAACAGGCACAGGAAATTATCCGTAACGAAGCGCAGCGCTGTGATATGCCTTATGTCACGCATCGCTGGCTCGGCGGAATGCTCACCAACTTTGTTACCATTAAAAAGAGCATCTCCCGCATGGAAGAGATCAATGCCATGCAGACCGACGGCACGTACGAAAATATTACCAAGAAAGAGCGCCTGATGCTTGACCGCGAAAAGGAGAAGCTCGAAAACGTAATGGGTGGTATCTCCAAAATGGGCCGCCTTCCCGGCGCTCTGTTTGTCGTCGATATTGTCAAGGAAAACATTGCCGTAAACGAGGCGCTCAAGCTGAATATCCCGATTTTTGCGCTTGTTGACACCAACTGCGATCCGGATGTTCCCGACTATATCATTCCCTGCAACGACGATGCTGCAAAAGCGATTCAGCTCGTTGCATCCAACGTTGCCGATGCCATCATTGAAGGTATGGCAGAGCGGGAAGCCCATCAGGAAGAACAGCTTGCCGCAGGAAGCATGGATCAGGAAGGAAGTGATCAGCCGGAAGAAATGACCGAAGCGGATGTCAAGCCGACACGCCGCAAGCGTTCGCGAAAGGCGAAAAAATCCACCGAAGCAGTAGGCGCTAAAGGTCAGGAGTCCGGGGGCAAAAAAGAAGAGGCAGCCGGAACTTCAAAGGAGGCTGAAAAAGAAGCAAAGGCATCCGAAAAGGACGCCAAGGCAGCTGTCAAGGATTCCGGAGCAGAAGAAAAGAAAACCAAAGCCTCCGAAAAAGATTCCAAGGAATCTGAAAAGGAAGAAAAGAAGACTGCAAAAAAGCCGAAAGCAGACAAGAAGGAAGCCGCTGAGGCCGAAAGCAAGGCTTCAAAATCCGCAGGTTCTTCAGATTCTTCTGAAAAGAAGGAAAACAAAGGCAAGGAAAATGAAGCTTCCGGTTCCTCTGCTGAAACGTCTTCCAAAGAAGAGGAAAAATAA
- the rpsI gene encoding 30S ribosomal protein S9, producing MDNQSFIGRRKTSTARVYVQPGKGEITVNNKPFETYFVLPSQQNTINLPMEVTETTGKYDIKITVRGGGSTGQADAAQLGIARALNTLEPETHGVLKSNDLLTRDDRMVERKKYGQPKARKKFQFSKR from the coding sequence ATGGATAATCAATCCTTTATAGGCCGCAGGAAAACATCTACAGCACGTGTTTACGTACAACCCGGCAAAGGTGAGATAACGGTCAACAACAAGCCGTTTGAGACCTACTTTGTGCTTCCTTCCCAGCAGAACACAATCAATCTGCCCATGGAAGTCACCGAAACCACCGGAAAATACGACATAAAAATTACGGTGAGAGGCGGAGGAAGCACAGGTCAGGCCGATGCCGCACAGCTTGGCATTGCACGTGCCCTGAATACCCTCGAGCCGGAAACACACGGTGTCCTGAAGAGCAACGACCTGCTTACCCGTGATGACCGGATGGTTGAACGCAAGAAGTACGGTCAGCCGAAAGCCAGGAAGAAGTTCCAGTTTTCCAAGCGTTAA
- the rplM gene encoding 50S ribosomal protein L13 yields the protein MNTESFKTYSAKPGEVQKKWVVVDAEGQPLGRLASKVATILRGKHKPEFTPHIDTGDNVIVVNAEKVSLSGKKMTDKVYFRHSGYPGGTKFTNPEEVLKKDPAFLVKNAVQGMIPKNRLGRKLLTNLRVFAGPDHTLKAQKPEKIEL from the coding sequence GTGAATACCGAGAGCTTTAAGACATATTCGGCCAAACCTGGTGAAGTCCAGAAAAAATGGGTGGTTGTGGATGCCGAAGGCCAGCCGCTGGGCCGGCTTGCCAGCAAGGTCGCGACCATTCTGAGGGGAAAGCACAAGCCCGAATTTACTCCCCATATTGACACCGGAGACAATGTAATTGTTGTAAATGCCGAGAAGGTCAGCCTTTCCGGTAAAAAAATGACGGACAAGGTATATTTCCGCCACTCCGGTTACCCGGGCGGAACCAAGTTTACCAATCCGGAAGAGGTTCTGAAAAAAGACCCTGCTTTCCTGGTGAAGAATGCCGTTCAGGGCATGATCCCGAAAAACCGACTTGGCCGCAAACTGCTCACGAATCTTCGAGTATTTGCCGGACCGGATCACACCCTGAAAGCCCAGAAACCTGAAAAAATTGAATTGTAA
- a CDS encoding serine hydrolase domain-containing protein, with protein sequence MIFRYSFLLMFPLLMIMTITNGTAQTGGLTEVPPQQAGIDPDQLARVDSLIYQAIDDGETPGAVLVVVRDSVVVHRKAYGYMQKEPESLPLSPETIYDLASLTKPLATATAAMKLVQDGYLRLSDPVADFVPEFEHFGGGSEGSGNRPRVLNLLTHTAGIPSYAPVEKLKELYGDQASDSLMTWLSSLPDRPEPGEQMTYSCPSYITLQKVIEDVTGMSLADYTRKKIFGPLGMHNTFYTPDPEFHHKIAPTSYSDEDGVVTGIVHDPLANEIMKGVSGNAGLFSTADDLALFAAMMLNDGAINGTRIFGPATVRAMTSTPDGMESFGRGPGWDLDSSFASNQGDLFGKHTYGHTGYTGTSMVMDADTRTAVILLTNRVYPDDSGSVIDLRAKVSNVVAASVLD encoded by the coding sequence ATGATATTCAGATACTCCTTTTTGCTGATGTTCCCGCTGCTCATGATCATGACCATTACCAACGGCACGGCACAAACCGGCGGCCTGACCGAAGTGCCGCCGCAGCAGGCCGGCATCGATCCGGATCAGCTTGCCAGAGTCGACTCCCTGATATATCAGGCCATTGACGACGGGGAGACTCCCGGAGCTGTGCTGGTCGTGGTGCGTGACAGTGTGGTTGTGCACCGCAAAGCCTACGGATACATGCAGAAAGAGCCCGAATCGCTCCCGCTTTCACCCGAAACCATTTATGACCTGGCTTCCCTTACAAAACCGCTGGCCACCGCCACCGCCGCCATGAAGCTCGTTCAGGACGGATACCTGCGCCTTTCGGATCCGGTTGCCGACTTTGTTCCTGAGTTTGAACATTTCGGAGGCGGTTCTGAGGGATCCGGAAACCGGCCCAGAGTTCTGAACCTGCTGACTCATACCGCCGGAATTCCGTCTTATGCTCCGGTTGAGAAACTCAAAGAACTTTACGGCGACCAGGCTTCCGACTCACTAATGACCTGGCTCAGCTCCCTGCCCGACCGCCCCGAACCGGGTGAACAGATGACTTACAGCTGCCCGTCCTATATCACACTCCAGAAAGTCATTGAGGATGTGACGGGAATGAGTCTTGCCGACTACACACGCAAAAAAATATTCGGACCGCTCGGTATGCACAATACCTTTTATACCCCCGATCCGGAATTTCATCACAAGATTGCTCCGACATCCTATAGCGACGAAGATGGTGTCGTGACGGGAATTGTGCATGATCCCCTGGCCAATGAAATAATGAAGGGCGTTTCGGGTAATGCCGGACTGTTCTCAACCGCCGATGATCTTGCCTTGTTTGCAGCAATGATGCTGAACGACGGTGCGATTAACGGGACCAGGATATTCGGTCCGGCAACGGTCCGTGCGATGACATCCACGCCCGACGGGATGGAATCTTTCGGAAGAGGCCCGGGATGGGATCTGGATTCTTCATTTGCATCCAATCAGGGCGATCTGTTTGGCAAACACACGTACGGACACACTGGCTATACAGGCACCTCCATGGTTATGGATGCAGATACCCGCACTGCCGTCATTTTGCTCACAAACCGCGTTTATCCGGATGACTCGGGCAGTGTGATTGACCTCAGAGCGAAAGTTTCCAATGTCGTTGCGGCATCCGTACTGGATTAA
- a CDS encoding superoxide dismutase has protein sequence MNRREYLKNTLGGFALLGTYGMGQSLASAAATGAITGLDSTYDSGENKYTLPRLAYAYDDLEPHIDAQTMELHHSIHHQSYVDGLNNALDKLAEAREENDFSLVKHWSKEVGFHGAGHFLHTIFWEVMSPDGGGEPEDQELADAINRSFGSFEKFKEHYIAASSAVEASGWGILAWEPHADQLMMLQAEKHQNLSPMVTVPLLPIDVWEHAYYLRYQNRRGDYVSAFMNVVDWGAVADRYHQARRVLG, from the coding sequence ATGAATCGCAGAGAATATCTGAAAAACACACTTGGAGGGTTTGCCTTGCTGGGAACCTACGGCATGGGACAGTCACTTGCTTCAGCTGCCGCCACCGGCGCCATAACCGGTCTTGATTCCACTTATGACTCAGGTGAGAACAAGTACACTTTGCCGCGTCTGGCTTATGCCTATGATGATCTGGAACCTCATATTGATGCCCAGACCATGGAGCTGCATCACAGCATTCATCATCAAAGTTATGTGGACGGACTCAATAATGCTCTTGACAAACTTGCGGAAGCGCGCGAAGAAAATGATTTTTCCCTGGTGAAGCACTGGTCGAAAGAGGTCGGTTTCCACGGAGCCGGACACTTTCTGCATACCATCTTCTGGGAGGTGATGAGTCCGGATGGCGGCGGAGAACCTGAAGATCAGGAGCTGGCTGACGCCATCAACAGATCGTTCGGCAGTTTTGAAAAGTTCAAAGAACACTACATAGCAGCCTCAAGTGCCGTGGAAGCCAGCGGGTGGGGCATACTCGCCTGGGAGCCTCATGCCGATCAGCTCATGATGCTGCAGGCCGAAAAGCATCAGAATTTGTCTCCGATGGTCACCGTGCCGCTGCTGCCAATTGATGTCTGGGAGCACGCCTATTACCTGCGCTATCAGAACCGCAGAGGAGATTACGTATCCGCATTCATGAATGTGGTCGATTGGGGTGCGGTAGCCGACCGTTACCATCAGGCCCGCAGAGTGCTGGGATGA
- a CDS encoding FAD-dependent oxidoreductase yields the protein MSDANPIKPESNYDLVIVGAGPSGLLAGNLAVQQGLRTLLVEKNTEPIRHSRSIGIHPPSLALLSEAGLLDRFVSSGVVIRSGQACRQHGHLLGKLDIDALPPPFNFILTVQQWKTEAIFEESLEQKAPGTLMRGYEVTGWEPDGDLMIRSGDNAEYRVSARFIMACDGKKSLLRRQAGIPFRGKPYPYRYAMGDVTDRTDYGSSAVIFLGKTGLVECFPLPGGIRRWVAQQDGSNSIVDMPSMVNVIRDRCGTAPDPDDMHMFSEFGVERYLADTFWKGKLLLAGDAAHVTSPIGGQGMNLGWLDVREAVSTVRSVLDGRLDPAEARQKYTETGRRRALRVIRRAEFNMFLGNRSFFPSFRDGVVRMMLNSPVRKKLRERFTMQGL from the coding sequence ATGAGTGATGCGAACCCGATAAAACCGGAGTCAAATTATGACCTTGTGATCGTTGGCGCAGGTCCCTCCGGACTGCTGGCAGGAAACCTGGCTGTTCAGCAAGGACTCCGGACCCTGCTGGTGGAAAAAAATACCGAACCCATCCGGCACTCGCGTTCCATCGGCATCCATCCTCCTTCGCTGGCCCTGCTTTCGGAAGCCGGTCTGCTGGACCGGTTTGTCTCCTCCGGCGTGGTCATCCGAAGCGGTCAAGCCTGCCGCCAGCACGGTCATCTGCTCGGTAAGCTCGACATCGATGCTTTGCCGCCGCCTTTCAACTTCATTCTTACCGTACAGCAATGGAAAACCGAGGCAATCTTCGAAGAATCGCTTGAGCAAAAGGCTCCCGGCACGCTGATGCGCGGGTATGAGGTTACGGGATGGGAGCCGGATGGTGATCTTATGATCAGAAGCGGAGACAATGCAGAATACCGTGTCTCTGCCCGTTTTATTATGGCCTGTGACGGGAAGAAAAGCCTGCTGCGCCGTCAGGCCGGAATTCCGTTCCGCGGCAAACCCTATCCCTACCGTTATGCGATGGGCGATGTCACCGACCGCACCGATTACGGCAGCAGCGCAGTAATTTTTCTGGGGAAAACGGGGCTTGTCGAATGTTTTCCGCTGCCCGGCGGTATCCGGAGATGGGTTGCCCAGCAGGACGGCAGCAACTCCATTGTGGATATGCCATCTATGGTCAACGTGATACGCGATCGCTGCGGGACCGCCCCGGATCCTGATGATATGCACATGTTTTCGGAATTCGGCGTTGAACGCTATCTGGCTGATACGTTCTGGAAAGGTAAACTGCTTCTCGCCGGCGATGCCGCCCATGTTACCAGTCCCATTGGCGGTCAGGGTATGAATCTGGGCTGGCTGGATGTCCGCGAGGCGGTCTCTACTGTACGTTCGGTTCTGGATGGCCGTCTTGACCCGGCTGAAGCAAGGCAGAAATATACCGAAACCGGACGCCGGCGGGCGTTGCGGGTCATCCGCAGGGCCGAGTTCAATATGTTCCTGGGAAACCGGAGCTTTTTTCCCTCCTTCCGCGACGGTGTGGTTCGCATGATGCTGAACAGTCCCGTCCGCAAAAAGCTGCGTGAACGGTTTACGATGCAGGGGTTGTAG